In a genomic window of Enterobacter asburiae:
- a CDS encoding VENN motif pre-toxin domain-containing protein — MTDHLVSALYGDKKSSDLTADEKRLVSSLVSIAGGLAGAAVTDGSVSMAAMASETAKVEVENNSLAGDQARAAAKQAAESLKNQVRDKLGEGTTSAIANAIINGLAETGDAALGSADYAADAAMALASCAAGDSYCTKAMSDLAGKNQAVADSVTALMQSETWSAVADTVKQAAGGNQAALEATGGMLAGIMLPGKKIPNTTNRIETILKSEKSWESARNKALDIVGNLGADSKPVIGRLEVSAGNGKVIGRQSSDGKVGWRVDYDPEKGTHINIWDYSKGKGPGKAVKQVIPFEGNEKSFETILKQLNR, encoded by the coding sequence ATGACCGACCATCTGGTCAGTGCGTTGTATGGAGATAAAAAATCCAGTGACCTGACAGCGGATGAGAAACGGCTGGTCAGTAGCCTCGTGAGTATCGCGGGAGGTCTGGCGGGCGCTGCGGTGACGGATGGCAGTGTCTCCATGGCGGCGATGGCGTCGGAAACGGCGAAGGTGGAGGTTGAGAATAACTCGCTGGCCGGGGACCAGGCCCGTGCAGCGGCGAAGCAGGCTGCTGAATCCCTGAAAAATCAGGTAAGAGACAAGCTGGGCGAAGGTACAACTTCTGCCATCGCGAACGCTATTATCAATGGTCTTGCTGAAACCGGCGATGCAGCATTAGGTTCAGCGGATTATGCTGCTGATGCGGCAATGGCGCTGGCTTCCTGTGCTGCGGGTGACAGCTACTGCACTAAGGCCATGAGTGATCTGGCCGGGAAAAATCAGGCAGTGGCGGATAGCGTTACGGCGCTGATGCAGAGTGAAACCTGGTCAGCGGTTGCGGATACGGTTAAACAGGCGGCCGGAGGAAATCAGGCAGCGCTGGAAGCCACCGGGGGAATGCTGGCTGGCATTATGCTGCCGGGTAAGAAAATACCAAACACAACAAACCGAATTGAAACGATACTTAAATCTGAGAAAAGCTGGGAAAGTGCACGAAACAAGGCATTGGATATTGTAGGTAATTTAGGGGCCGACTCTAAACCTGTCATAGGGCGATTGGAGGTAAGTGCAGGTAATGGAAAAGTAATTGGGCGTCAATCCAGTGATGGTAAAGTTGGCTGGCGTGTTGATTATGATCCTGAAAAAGGAACTCATATCAATATATGGGATTACTCTAAAGGAAAAGGGCCGGGAAAAGCAGTCAAGCAGGTAATCCCTTTTGAAGGTAATGAAAAATCATTTGAAACCATATTGAAACAGTTAAATAGGTAG
- a CDS encoding DUF4258 domain-containing protein translates to MNTKGSNSPAVIGERAYSAHAVDRMQGRCVPPSAVENTIKTGNIYPTKPGTTGYYDATNNLRVIINTNTGDVVTVIPGAPTK, encoded by the coding sequence ATGAATACCAAAGGTTCTAATTCACCTGCGGTAATTGGTGAGCGAGCATATTCAGCTCATGCTGTTGATCGTATGCAAGGGCGTTGCGTCCCGCCTTCAGCAGTAGAAAATACAATAAAGACAGGAAACATTTATCCGACAAAACCTGGAACTACGGGATATTACGATGCAACCAACAATCTTCGGGTAATAATTAACACTAATACAGGCGATGTTGTAACTGTAATTCCGGGAGCACCTACGAAATGA
- a CDS encoding EndoU domain-containing protein, translating into MPVPAPNHQHIADIVQHSRCTKLGFGNLHNGCQTSGNSYTVALSGCAGGRGNGENRNLAPAIGTGQAEDIATSPDTQWFAQTEAGGAYTNAGRPARWVAWEERDGVRVRVVYEPASGKIVTAFPDSNPIPPTLKPIKK; encoded by the coding sequence ATACCCGTCCCGGCCCCTAATCACCAGCACATCGCCGATATCGTTCAGCACTCCCGCTGCACCAAGCTGGGTTTCGGTAATCTCCACAACGGTTGCCAGACCAGCGGCAACAGCTATACGGTGGCGCTTTCCGGCTGCGCGGGTGGCAGAGGAAACGGTGAAAACCGCAACCTGGCACCGGCCATCGGTACGGGCCAGGCAGAAGACATTGCTACCTCCCCCGATACCCAATGGTTTGCTCAGACCGAAGCTGGTGGGGCGTATACAAACGCAGGAAGGCCGGCAAGGTGGGTTGCCTGGGAAGAACGAGATGGTGTAAGAGTTCGTGTGGTATACGAGCCCGCTAGTGGGAAAATTGTAACAGCGTTCCCGGATAGTAATCCGATTCCTCCAACTTTAAAGCCTATTAAAAAATAG
- a CDS encoding MafI family immunity protein encodes MDINDEIRQFGEGLKDRLEPSLVDFALGYLGFSENVLAFETLCDHIADHDVVISKDEYTQVLKIANDLGLEIDSRYTYINPEK; translated from the coding sequence ATGGATATTAATGACGAAATTAGACAATTTGGTGAAGGATTAAAAGATCGTCTGGAACCTTCGTTAGTTGACTTTGCCCTTGGTTATCTTGGGTTTTCAGAGAATGTATTAGCATTCGAAACGCTATGTGATCATATTGCTGATCATGATGTTGTGATCAGTAAAGATGAGTACACGCAAGTGCTTAAAATAGCTAATGATCTTGGTCTGGAAATTGATAGTCGGTATACATATATAAATCCAGAAAAATAA